AGGTGGAGGCTCCTGGGTGTTTTCAAGATTTAGTTTCACCCGTGAACCGCTGCCATGGCCGAGGAAGGCATTGCTGCTGGAGGTGTAACGGACGTTAACACCGCTCTACAAGAAGTGCTGAAGACGACACTCATCCACGATGGCCTAGCTCGTGGAATTCGTGAAGCTGCCAAAGCCTTGGACAAACGCCAAGCCCATTTTTGTGTTCTTGCTTCCAACTGTGATGAACCTATGTATGTAAAGTTGGTTGAGGCCCTGTGTGCTGAGCATCAGATCAACTTGATCAAGGTTGATGACAACAAGAAGCCGGGTGAATGGGTAGGCCTCTATAAAATTGACAGAGAGGGAAAGCCCTGTAAAGTGGTTGGCTGCAGCTGCGTTGTTGTTAAGGACTATGGCAAGGAATCTCAGGCCAAAGATGTCattgaagaatattttaaatgcaagaaGTGAATAAACAAAAGCCTTGgtctgatttgaaaaaaaaaataaaaaaggaaagaatgcttGTCTCAGAATCAGGAACCCTGGGTTTGAACCCTGCCTCCTACATTTACAAGCTGGGTGACCACAGGCAAAtatctgagcctcattttcctcatctataaaatggatatagtAACGccttcacaaggctgttgtgaggatcaaataaaataatgggtGGAAATGTCTTGTAAATCTCAAAAACCTATGTAGCACCCCCTCTGAGGCTACTCTCTCAATTAGTCACTCCTACTAATGACTTGGGGTCCATAGAGAGTATAGCTGACTACTCAGAGCCTTAGCCTTCCCACTGcttgggaagaaagaaaactgaa
The Trichosurus vulpecula isolate mTriVul1 chromosome X unlocalized genomic scaffold, mTriVul1.pri SUPER_X_unloc_6, whole genome shotgun sequence genome window above contains:
- the LOC118833253 gene encoding 40S ribosomal protein S12-like; the encoded protein is MAEEGIAAGGVTDVNTALQEVLKTTLIHDGLARGIREAAKALDKRQAHFCVLASNCDEPMYVKLVEALCAEHQINLIKVDDNKKPGEWVGLYKIDREGKPCKVVGCSCVVVKDYGKESQAKDVIEEYFKCKK